One region of Alosa alosa isolate M-15738 ecotype Scorff River chromosome 1, AALO_Geno_1.1, whole genome shotgun sequence genomic DNA includes:
- the LOC125301728 gene encoding vesicular, overexpressed in cancer, prosurvival protein 1-like, whose protein sequence is MKAVILVIITFWLFNKSAADKKYCWYFEGGYPIYFICRSYEDCCDTECCVRALSIQKIWYFWLLLLLAILFCCGVGFLFRRRIYASAIPEEATFDVSFTSHPVSATGLHETDLNSYRGPQGLLFSPPYPGQPHALHLSVPYAAPPAYSSQPPPSYEQAVKDSQKR, encoded by the exons ATGAAGGCAGTTATCCTCGTCATAATTACATTTTGGTTATTCAATAAG TCTGCAGCTGATAAAAAGTACTGCTGGTACTTTGAAGGAGGTTATCCCATCTATTTTAT CTGTAGGTCTTATGAGGACTGCTGTGATACCGAGTGCTGTGTACGAGCCCTTTCCATACAGAAAATCTGGTACTTCTG GCTGCTGTTACTGCTGGCTATCCTGTTCTGCTGTGGCGTCGGCTTCTTGTTCCGCAGACGCATTTACGCCTCGGCCATTCCTGAAGAGGCCACTTTCGATGTGTCCTTCACCAGCCATCCAGTGTCAGCAACAG GGTTGCATGAGACTGACCTTAACAGCTATAGAGGACCACAGGGTCTGCTCTTCTCCCCCCCCTACCCAGGGCAGCCCCATGCTCTTCACCTTTCTGTCCCTTACGCTGCACCACCAGCCTATAGCAGCCAGCCGCCCCCCTCTTATGAGCAGGCAGTGAAGGACTCACAGAAGAGATAG